In the Sediminibacter sp. Hel_I_10 genome, one interval contains:
- a CDS encoding TetR/AcrR family transcriptional regulator, whose translation MAQLQKSIDKRNALVRATIQLVNDNGFHATSMNKIAKMANVSPATIYLYFENKQDLVNKTYIDVKAEYTKYAFANYNETMSVAEGFEIIWKRIADFKLEESENAMFLAQCDNTPIIDEPSLQEGIRHLQPLLDLWERGKKEGIIKPLSNYLLYAYAINPLSFLMMSQNRGAFQLDKNQLEDAYQAAWSSIKVLK comes from the coding sequence ATGGCCCAACTTCAAAAAAGTATAGACAAACGTAATGCACTGGTAAGAGCAACAATTCAATTGGTAAATGACAATGGTTTTCATGCCACCTCTATGAATAAGATTGCGAAAATGGCCAATGTGTCTCCGGCGACCATTTACCTCTATTTCGAAAATAAGCAAGATTTGGTCAATAAGACTTACATTGATGTCAAGGCAGAATACACTAAGTATGCTTTTGCGAATTATAATGAAACGATGTCTGTTGCAGAAGGTTTTGAAATCATTTGGAAACGTATCGCCGATTTCAAGCTTGAAGAATCTGAAAATGCCATGTTTCTGGCACAATGTGATAATACGCCCATAATTGATGAACCAAGCTTACAAGAAGGGATTCGACATCTACAGCCTCTACTCGATTTATGGGAACGCGGTAAAAAGGAGGGCATCATCAAGCCCTTATCCAACTACCTACTATATGCCTATGCCATTAATCCGCTCTCCTTTTTGATGATGTCTCAAAACAGAGGCGCATTTCAATTGGATAAAAATCAATTAGAAGACGCTTATCAAGCGGCTTGGAGCAGTATTAAAGTGCTTAAATAA
- a CDS encoding NAD(P)H-binding protein, whose translation MKKTAIILGASGLTGGCVLDQLAKDDRYDSIKLISRSKLEGLPPKVTQYIGDLLQLDQFKSHFTADEVYCCIGTTTSKTPDKDLYRQIDYGIPVAAARLVKAQQIPKFLVISAMGADEESRIFYNRTKGEMEADVLKQDVRHTYIFRPALIGGDRDEKRTMEQLGLRFFELLQPLLVGPLKKYQIIEAETIARAMIHLANDASTSETIFSSEAIKAQATKTTTNL comes from the coding sequence ATGAAAAAAACAGCCATTATATTAGGAGCATCAGGTCTTACAGGCGGTTGTGTTTTAGACCAACTTGCTAAGGATGATCGTTACGATAGCATTAAACTGATCTCCAGATCAAAACTAGAGGGTTTACCTCCAAAAGTGACCCAGTATATTGGAGACCTTTTACAATTAGATCAATTTAAGTCTCACTTTACAGCAGATGAGGTCTATTGTTGTATTGGGACCACCACGAGCAAGACGCCAGATAAAGATCTGTATAGACAGATAGATTATGGAATCCCTGTGGCGGCAGCAAGATTGGTAAAGGCACAGCAAATTCCTAAGTTTTTAGTGATCTCTGCCATGGGAGCCGATGAGGAGAGTCGTATTTTTTATAATAGAACCAAAGGCGAGATGGAAGCCGATGTTTTAAAGCAAGATGTGAGGCACACTTACATTTTTAGACCCGCCCTAATTGGAGGGGATCGTGACGAAAAACGCACTATGGAACAACTGGGTTTACGTTTTTTTGAACTCCTTCAGCCACTGCTTGTAGGTCCGTTAAAAAAATACCAAATCATTGAAGCCGAAACCATCGCACGAGCCATGATTCACTTAGCAAATGATGCAAGCACTTCGGAAACCATCTTTAGCTCAGAAGCCATTAAAGCACAAGCAACAAAAACAACAACCAACTTATAA
- a CDS encoding NAD(P)H-dependent oxidoreductase — protein sequence MELLDKLNWRYAAKAMNGEKVAEAKIDHILEAARLAPTSSGLQPFEIIVIKNQDIKEQIKPVAWNQSVITDCSHLLVFAAWDTYTADRINYMFDLTNEIRGFKNEGWENYRQMLLNSYPQKDAEENFNHTAKQAYIAFSQAISAAAFEGVDATPIEGFDPDAVDKILGLREKGLRSAVLLPLGYRKEEDDWLVNLVKVRKPMDELVTVME from the coding sequence ATGGAATTATTAGATAAACTCAACTGGCGTTATGCTGCCAAAGCCATGAACGGTGAAAAAGTAGCCGAAGCTAAAATTGATCACATTTTAGAAGCTGCACGTTTGGCGCCTACCTCAAGTGGCTTACAGCCTTTTGAAATTATAGTGATTAAGAATCAAGATATTAAAGAACAAATTAAACCAGTAGCTTGGAACCAAAGTGTGATTACAGACTGTTCTCACCTACTCGTTTTTGCTGCTTGGGATACCTATACGGCAGATCGCATCAATTACATGTTTGATTTGACCAACGAGATTCGTGGCTTTAAAAATGAAGGTTGGGAGAATTACAGACAGATGCTGCTTAACTCTTATCCGCAAAAAGATGCCGAAGAGAATTTTAATCATACGGCAAAACAAGCCTACATCGCGTTTTCTCAAGCCATTAGTGCAGCGGCCTTTGAAGGTGTGGATGCCACACCTATTGAGGGGTTTGACCCAGACGCCGTAGATAAGATCTTAGGACTTCGTGAAAAAGGACTGCGCAGTGCCGTTTTATTGCCTTTAGGCTATAGAAAAGAAGAAGACGATTGGTTGGTGAACCTGGTTAAGGTAAGAAAACCAATGGACGAATTAGTCACAGTCATGGAGTAA